Proteins encoded by one window of Microplitis mediator isolate UGA2020A chromosome 1, iyMicMedi2.1, whole genome shotgun sequence:
- the LOC130666280 gene encoding uncharacterized protein LOC130666280 — translation MNELIEIVETEERSEKNTDELTKKAPYHETLQNFSHLFWLIVFYLVEGYDLYQFSQRKSNPNYHGHGVMIGVLMYISLQLLTFRQCRKIIDWKYKSKIFPSFGTPEIIMAVLSLLTLYASYFTFKEDLMKICGWKCPLLSLILGMTIGFCVGWAFYLCINSLESTLKKKYFSSWNPKYTLSFSMICKRFSTEKNLV, via the exons ATGAATGAGTTAATTGAGATCGTGGAGACTGAAGAACgtagtgaaaaaaatacagatgAGCTCACTAAGAAAGCTCCTTATCATGAGACTTTGCAAAATTTTAGTCATCTTTTTTGGCTCATAGTCTTCT ATTTGGTGGAAGGATATGACTTATATCAATTTTCCCAGCGGAAATCAAATCCCAATTATCATGGTCATGGAGTGATGATTGGTGTTCTCATGTATATTTCTCTACAGCTACTTACATTTCGTCAATGTCGCAAAATAATAGACtggaaatataaaagtaaaattttcccTTCGTTCGG CACACCGGAAATAATCATGGCTGTACTGTCACTTTTAACTTTGTACGCATCTTACTTTACGTTCAAAGAGGATTTAATGAAGATATGTGGATGGAAATGcccattattatcattaatattaggCATGACAATTGGATTTTGTGTTGGGTGGGCGTTTTATTTGTGTATAAATTCTCTGGAatctacactgaaaaaaaagtatttttcctCCTGGAATCCAAAGTATACTTTAAGTTTTTCTATGATATGTAAACGTTTTTCTACTGAAAAAAACCTGGTATGA
- the LOC130666189 gene encoding uncharacterized protein LOC130666189 has translation MNELIEIVETEERSEKNTDELTKKAPYHETLQNFSHLFWLIVFYLVEGCQMYWKSYRIRNYEGAYFSFGLTIGVLIFISLLLLTFRQCRKIIDWKYRSKIFPPFGTEEIIMAVLSLVTLYASHFTSEEDLIKICGWKCPLRSLLSGMTIGFCFGWASNLCMNFVGSTLKRKYFSSWYPKYYTLSFPIVCKRISTARNLV, from the exons ATGAATGAGTTAATTGAGATCGTGGAGACTGAAGAACgtagtgaaaaaaatacagatgAGCTCACTAAGAAAGCTCCTTATCATGAGACTTTGCAAAATTTTAGTCATCTTTTTTGGCTCATAGTCTTCT atTTGGTGGAAGGATGTCAGATGTATTGGAAATCCTATCGGATAAGAAATTATGAAGGCGCTTATTTTAGTTTTGGATTGACGATAGGtgtgcttatatttatttctctaCTGCTACTCACATTCCGTCAATGTCGCAAAATAATAGACTGGAAATATAGAAGTAAAATTTTCCCTCCATTCGG CACAGAGGAAATAATCATGGCTGTATTGTCACTTGTAACTTTGTACGCATCTCACTTCACGTCCGAAGAGGATTTAATAAAGATATGTGGATGGAAATGCCCATTACGGTCATTACTATCAGGCATGACAATTGGATTTTGCTTTGGATGGGCGTCTAATTTGTGTATGAATTTTGTGGGATCTACGctgaaaagaaaatatttttcctccTGGTATCCAAAGTATTATACTTTAAGTTTTCCTATAGTATGTAAACGTATTTCCACTGCAAGAAACCTCGTATGA
- the LOC130666406 gene encoding uncharacterized protein LOC130666406: METVEPVEISTDELTENVRRRNKFNPPLLHAGLTPSCVLGVYKLICYFCGINDPKPFLGFEGILIGLTLSAFIKTLLYNPYDRIKGSKYHFIYFGLFGTGSVAAFSSFALSIFLCTTEEDSTKICGRECPVRQVIYWTAFSYGAGFVLMELLFWVGHKIDVLFYPTLRYLRSYLNPSKWRFQLLRLS; the protein is encoded by the exons ATGGAGACTGTAGAACCAGTTGAAATAAGCACAGATGAACTTACTGAGAATGTTCGTAGAAGGAATAAATTTAACCCTCCTCTACTCCATGCAGGTCTTACTCCTAGTT GTGTTTTGGGAGTATACAAAttgatatgttatttttgTGGAATAAATGATCCCAAACCATTTCTTGGCTTCGAAGGAATACTTATAGGCCTTACTTTGTCtgcttttataaaaacattattatataATCCATATGACCGTATAAAAGGTTcgaaatatcattttatatatttcggTCTATTCGG AACTGGCAGCGTGGCTGCATTTTCATCTTTCGCTCTGTCCATATTCCTCTGCACGACCGAAGAGGACTCGACAAAAATATGTGGACGGGAATGTCCAGTACGACAGGTGATATATTGGACAGCATTTAGTTATGGTGCTGGATTTGTTTTAATGGAACTGCTGTTTTGGGTGGGTCATAAAATCGATGTATTATTCTATCCAACGCTTCGATATCTTCGGAGTTATTTGAATCCCAGCAAGTGGAGATTTCAACTTCTTCGATTAAgctaa
- the LOC130666084 gene encoding uncharacterized protein LOC130666084 produces the protein MKTKKPVKYDTNQLIKISQVRNNCKIVSILTMLSFIGVGAYIAFLARTMTDYEMCYDCYGTLIGVYLSFFVKMISFFRYVILGDWHINPREYRCKDFIMGIAVSVRVILSSLFAILEQWKYRCKNFSPFGLREITVTVMLLLTLYTWLCMTEEDFIMIYGHKCRLQKLIFPIAHNFIFGTFIIEFLLWSNLISEKIQKDIMSLKSIICGNSSICPQRLAENSTSLNKVIKLESKAFLD, from the exons ATGAAGACTAAAAAACCTGTGAAATACGACACAAATCAGCTCATTAAAATATCTCAAGTTAGGAACAACTGTAAAATTGTGTCAATCCTCACGATGCTTTCTTTCATAG gTGTAGGAGCTTACATTGCCTTTTTGGCCCGGACAATGACTGATTACGAAATGTGTTATGATTGCTATGGTACACTAATAGGTGTGTATTTgtctttttttgtaaaaatgatATCATTTTTTCGGTATGTCATTCTGGGAGACTGGCATATAAATCCACGTGAATATCGGTGTAAAGATTTTATTATGGGGATCGCTGTTTCTGTAAGGGTGATATTATCATCTCTGTTTGCCATTCTAGAACAATGGAAATATCGATGCAAAAACTTCTCTCCATTTGG GCTAAGAGAAATAACCGTGACTGTAATGTTATTGTTAACTCTGTACACATGGCTCTGCATGACCGAAGAGGATTTCATAATGATATATGGTCACAAATGCCGATTACAAAAGTTAATATTTCCCATAgcacataattttatttttggaacttttattattgaatttctACTTTGGTCGAATCTTATATCCGAAAAGATCCAGAAGGATATCATGTCTTTAAAATCCATCATTTGTGGTAATTCTTCGATATGTCCGCAGCGTTTAGCTGAGAATTCAACTTCTTTGAATAAAGTCATAAAACTCGAATCCAAGGCTTTTTTGGATTGA
- the LOC130666351 gene encoding uncharacterized protein LOC130666351 — protein sequence MKIEIRVEKSTDELTKASYKIKYSNFTAALIILCHALIGCAVVIIVENLDPERVCSLCGTIIGISIYSFITIISYAPCGNIVDWGNRCKILRIFGIKYIILAVLSLLTLYTWSLRPEEDLIIPNEWNCSLQQLIRSTTISFAAVSIFITSLFWVRRQVKVVKILMLLLMFISNKDSVECSRCQAEIPFDLIKTV from the exons ATGAAGATTGAAATACGTGTTGAGAAAAGCACAGATGAGCTCACTAAAGCTTCTTATAAGATAAAATATAGTAATTTCACGGCCGCTCTTATTATCTTATGTC ATGCGTTGATAGGGTGTGCTGTGGTAATCATCGTCGAGAATTTAGATCCCGAAAGAGTTTGCTCACTATGTGGAACAATCAtaggtatatctatatattctTTTATAACGATAATATCATATGCTCCATGTGGGAATATAGTAGACTGGGGAAATAGATGCAAAATTCTCCGTATTTTCGG CATAAAATACATAATTCTGGCTGTACTGTCACTTTTAACTCTGTACACGTGGTCGTTGAGACCCGAAGAAGATTTGATAATACCCAATGAATGGAACTGCTCATTACAACAGTTAATAAGAAGCACGACAATTAGTTTTGCTGctgtatcaatttttattacatcgCTATTTTGGGTACGCCGTCAAGTTAAAGTAGTTAAGATTTTGATGCTACTTTTAATGTTCATTTCTAATAAGGATTCTGTAGAATGCTCTCGATGTCAAGCTGAGATTCCATTTGACTTGATAAAAACCGTATAA